The sequence CTTTCGGTCCGAAGAGGTTGCCGGGAACCGGAGAGCCTCCACTCACAACATTTAAAAGTGATTTGGTTTGAAAGAGAACGAGGTCGCGTATGTAAGACACACCGCTCAGAAGCCGATAGCTGTCATCATATAACAATGATTAAGGTGTTGATTTGTTGGACATGGATATCAACTATGTGAAAAACCAGAGATATCTTCTAATTTAATATTAACTAAATCTTGACTTACGCTTTCGCGCGGGTGTTGAATTTAACTTgcgttcaatgtaaatttataaaccattgattttataaaatgtctatttatatttttatgttttgtaaaatatatttagagtagaatatattatattataatataaatgtttgataataattttttatctgtacatactattatatttataattttataacttgatgcaatttgatgtaattgtaaaattcatatattaacctattgattttttttgttaatttatataaaaatgatttaatttttttacactaggtttttatgaattattattaattttatgatatttggttttcttgaaaattgtattGTATCAGATTAATATAGACTATATATTacagtttgtgtttttattttcagaaaaaaagaaataacaattcattgtaattaatttaattttttgattttaagtTAAGTTGcagatttgtaaataagaaagaaatgcaatggctaaatctgtaaataaaaagaaatatttaatctTCTATTCGTGTTTCCaaaaaattctcatttaatctgctatccaagtttccaaacgacagaatctgtaaatgagaaagaaatatagtgactaaatatgtaaataaaaaaaatatttaatctgctattcttgttttcaaacaacttttatttaatctaatatctaagtttttaaaaagtaccaaaaggtacttcagttttaataatatagatataatttaagaaaCTTTTGATAATAATGATCTTACTTATATATTGGTTTAGTTAATAGAATAAAGTACATGAGAAGTGTTATGAAGTTGATGCTCGGCAATTTTTGGATTTGTATCCTTCATTAGACCTAGCCGATGATGTAAAAACAATGAAGAGTAGATAACATATGATcttggtttctttttttaaacagttttcatttttttttcactggTTTATATTTCAAACAATTTGATAGCTTAAAATTTATTcaatgtaattttaaaattataacgtttttatatagtcataaaatataagtttttatttattttattttattcaagtacatgaaaattataaatcatcaacatcaaatcatgaaaaaggaaaatttgaAACCAAAAATAATCTGAGCAGCTGGCATGGGAGAAAAGGGTTTCAAAGGGAGCATTATTAGGGATAAAACAACAGAACATTAATTCATTAAATTTCATTAGCAAATCCTGTTCTTGTTACTCTTCTTTGTCTCCACAAACTTCTTCCAATACGCAGTAACTTCCCTCGTGGTTTCCTCCTCAGTCTTCTTAACACCGTTAGCTTTTCCGTTGGCCATCTTAGCGTGAACCCTTGCCGGAAGCGTATCAAGCTCGTGAAGCACCTTCTCGAAGTCTGCGACCAACCTCTCGGCTAAGGTTCGAGAGAAATCTTCTCGAATCACCACTCGGAGGACGGTGACATGTTGAGCATCCGCGGGCATCGTGTAGGCCGGAACAATCCACCCAAAGCGACGGAGAGTCTCAGCCACTTCGAACTCGTCGTGGCGACTACTGTCTTTTAATGAAAACGCCACTAATGGAACACCGTTTTCCTTGGAGACTATGTTGAAACGTCCTGTCTTCTCTAATCCTTGTCTTAGGACCATCATGTTTTCACGACAATTTTCCATCACGTTGCGATATCCCTAAACCCCCAAAAAACACTTTAATTATCGAATAATAGTATCATAATATATGTTGCACAAAAACTAGTATCATAATATATATGAAGTTACACAGATTAACATTCGGTCTAATCATATTCAATAGTACTTACCTCGAATCCAAGACGAATCAGCTGGTAGTACTGAGCAATCACTTGACTTGAACCTGGTTTATAAACACAagcattaatttataaaacatttccATATGtgtatatacaatataatatatgtttttgataaacatttagAAATGGTAAATGTAATATGTTACCTTTGGAGAAGTTGAGAGTGAAGGTCGGTTGGTCAGCGCCAAGATAATTGATATGGAAGATAAGTTCATCAGGCAAATCGGATTTGGTTCTCCATACAACCCAACCGATTCCAGCGTAAACCAAACCGTATTTGTGACCACTCACATTTATGCTCTTAACCAATGGTAACCGGAAATCCCACTCCAGCTCTGGATACAAGAAAGGAGCAATAAACCCACCACTCGCTGCATCCACATGGATCCCCGTATCCCATCTGCCAATTGCATCTCCAAAATATGTTAAACCGGACCCGAACCGGTtaatttgattgattattaGGCTTTCTGTATATTTTACTTACCCGGTTTGCTTGTTTTTCTCGACTAGGAGGTCGTTAAGGAGCTTAACGTCTTCGAACTCTCCGGTTAACGTTGAACCGAGAATGGCTGCAACACAGATTGTGTTCTCGTCTACCAATTCGACCGCCTTCTCAGGGTCCATCACGTAGTATCCTTCTCTTAGCTTCACTTCTTTAAGCTCCACCTCGAAATACCTTGCGAACTTCTCCCAGCAAACCTGTATTAAACCGTAATTTCAGTAAAACATGGGCTTAAATCGGTGAAactatcttttaattaataatttcaatTCTGTGGTCTAACGTTTAAGTTTTTTTGGTTGACCATTGAGAAAACCTTAAACAAAGCTCAACTATATAATTTTTGGCCTAGTTTCAAAATTTCGGTTTAGAGAAATAAAGAGCCAAACtggtttagtattttgcatttttgtttgttatgtTGGTTTACCTGAACATTAGCTCCGGTTACGATATTGGGCTTATCATAAGGAAGCCCTTGAGCCTTACGCTTATTCTGCCATTGTCTCTTAAAGGCCAAACCAGCCAACATAATCGCCTCCGATGATCCCACGGTGCCGACGCCAACCGCAGCCTCACCGTCACCGAGCGGTGCGTTGAAGAGACGCGCGATCATGTTGACGCATCGGTTCTGAAGCTCGGTGGTGACAGGGTACTCATCCATGTCGACGTAGTTCTTGTTGATGGATTCCATCATGAGCTTGTCACACTCTGGCTCCATCCACGTGGTCACGAATGAGGCTAGGTTAAGCCTAGGGTTACCGTCGAGCATTAGCTCGTCGTTGATGATTTGGTACGCTGCTTCCTTTGGGATCGAGTTCTCAGGCATCTCAAATCTGATCATGAAAATATCACGTTAATATTACGCAAAATAAACCTACAAAATCAAATTAACGCGTATAATAAAAAATGCTTTAGTCAGGACCTTCAAAATCCTAGAGCTAAGAAAAAACTAAAGTCTTAAAACATGTTAGCTTTTAAAAAAAGTCTTGAAATTTGCAAGAAAAAACGTAAAAGCCCTCGTATAAAAACAATATAGTATATGCTAACAATGCAAACGAGATGTGAGACAGAATAGTAAATAATTGAAGGTGAAACGTTCGAACATCAGACAAACAAGTCATGAGGTGAAATGTTGGTGCTAGTTTTTATTCAATCTTCAATAAAGTAAAACATCAGACAGAAAAGAATTGTGTTTAAATGATAAAGGTTTGTTACCGTGGCAGAGAGGTACGGACGTAACGAGAAGCAAAAGTTGAATGGATTGAAACATCAGATTCCGAAGCTGTCTTAGACAAAACCATCTTCTTTCAATTCACTTGAGTTCTCCAACCTTTGTGTTTCTCTGGGTTTGGAATGAACAAAAGAAGAGTAGATGGAAATTATATGTAATGTTTATTGTTTGATATTGAAGAATTTGTGTAGTTAGAAGATGATGAGCAAATGGTTTATATAGTGAAGAGAAAGGTTCTCTTGGTTTCGTTTTGTAACGTGGAAGGAAGCATCGCTGGTCTTCGTTTATGGGCTCCTTTCAACTTTTCTCCAACCAATGACTTTTCATTAGTATAATATCAAGACTAACGAATGATCAATGATTACACcagaaatttttaaatttaattacttgatgattaaaattaaaaacaaactcCAATCTACCATCATCCTTTGATTGGTAAACCCTGAACATCTTAGATGGAAGAATAATTCTCTtaatgtcttctttttttttcttttgataaaaattcTCTTAATGGCTTGCCAAGTAGTCCGTATCCCATGTTTTTGAATTTAGTTTTTACGGTTTATAATCGATGACAACGTGAAagatcaaataaaattatttattttatcgaCACCAGTGAATATAGTAGAAATTTCAGGTACATTATATTGTTTATGTCTCGAATAAACAAACATATGCTTATATGCGTATTTTAATATTGTCAATTTGAACTATtcgaacttaaaaaaaatagcttcctgtttttttttcacatgCAACAAATAAGAGGAAGGCAAATCAATTAACGAAAATGTGGTtggagaaaaataataaaattataattttaagttGCATATTAAAcaccaaatatatttttaatcggATCAGGTCGGTTTATccgaattataaaaaaaaagattagataCCTTGTTTAtacacgcaaaaaaaaaaatcaattcatACGATCAATACTTGGTTTTGAtttaattctaaaaaaaaattacatggtTTTGATTTGACTATCGTTTGACGAAGACTTTACTCAGAAAAAAAGAACCTAATTGCCAATTGGAATCAGAGGTCTTGGAAAACTGTCGTCTCCTTTGTTTAAAAGTCAACACCATCctgaaaaataattgatttggatttttttcttttttttcattttttttttcaacacgATTGAATAGTTTTTTCGTGGTGTTTTCATTGTTGTCAAACAAAGTTAAAGTTCATAAAACAAACAGAGTTGGTCGATAAATCAAGCCTCCCACAGGTTTAGACTACCCTGAGTTTAGTTTAATTAACTATGTTGAAAAGTAAAAACTAATGCTCACTCTGTTTCTAAATGATGTaagtttatatgttttatataccttaagaaaatattataaatcttgatTTAGcaataattcaataaaaatacTCCAACTAAATCTCGTTAAGCTTTTTAATATTAAACTAGATTTTCACCCGCACAaacgtgcgggtatatattttcacatttatatatatatatatatatataaatatttgttttacatatttattatatatttttaatgttactcacatatttaaatgtttgtataattatgtcaaatataataattttatatttttcatgctgtaaattaaaatcatcacatatatatgttgtttattatatatatgtccaATTGAATTTGCATTTGATtgctaaactaatttttttaatgaatgaaacaacatatatgaaaacaattttgtatttaatttattataatcatatctgtaattcaaatcgctagatttttttagtaattttttaatgtttattaattttatataataaattactgtatattaaaaagtttaagataagttaaatttttatacatgtgttatatagtttactaatattaacctgTTTTACCaccatattatatttttagcataaatattttatatttataaaaataaaatatgttaacttatcaatttaaaataattttatcatgttcaatataacatttttattttaaaatgaaagatattattataaaattgataaaataggatataattttattcttttagtaaaatttcattactaattaccaaattatatgaaaatatttatattcaatttatgacaattaagatcttattataatctttttcaagagatttgttagaattttaatttttttaaaaaaattaaaagatataaaagatattatgattaaagtagttaaaaatattatatatattagcattagtgatatacatttaatataaaatttaaatgatggtccaaataaaaatatcactcatcaaaaaataatgatttttattttattagaaaataaaattgaaaaaattaaaatagaaataaatctttatttctaacaatatctttaaaaattattagtaaatgtatttttgaaattaattaatttaattt comes from Brassica rapa cultivar Chiifu-401-42 chromosome A02, CAAS_Brap_v3.01, whole genome shotgun sequence and encodes:
- the LOC103854027 gene encoding glutamate decarboxylase 4, encoding MVLSKTASESDVSIHSTFASRYVRTSLPRFEMPENSIPKEAAYQIINDELMLDGNPRLNLASFVTTWMEPECDKLMMESINKNYVDMDEYPVTTELQNRCVNMIARLFNAPLGDGEAAVGVGTVGSSEAIMLAGLAFKRQWQNKRKAQGLPYDKPNIVTGANVQVCWEKFARYFEVELKEVKLREGYYVMDPEKAVELVDENTICVAAILGSTLTGEFEDVKLLNDLLVEKNKQTGWDTGIHVDAASGGFIAPFLYPELEWDFRLPLVKSINVSGHKYGLVYAGIGWVVWRTKSDLPDELIFHINYLGADQPTFTLNFSKGSSQVIAQYYQLIRLGFEGYRNVMENCRENMMVLRQGLEKTGRFNIVSKENGVPLVAFSLKDSSRHDEFEVAETLRRFGWIVPAYTMPADAQHVTVLRVVIREDFSRTLAERLVADFEKVLHELDTLPARVHAKMANGKANGVKKTEEETTREVTAYWKKFVETKKSNKNRIC